A window of the Lactuca sativa cultivar Salinas chromosome 5, Lsat_Salinas_v11, whole genome shotgun sequence genome harbors these coding sequences:
- the LOC128134268 gene encoding DNA-directed RNA polymerase subunit beta'-like, which produces MELAKHFIRKNIEPKWMVLRLLPVLPPELRPIYHIDEDKIVTSDINEIYRRIIYRNNTLKDLLTTSIATPEEVIISQEKLLQEAVDALLDNGICGQPMRDDHNRVYKSLSDVIEGKEGRVRETLLGKRVDYSGRSVIVVGPSLSLHRCGLPREIAIELFQAFVIRDLIRKHLASNIGVAKSQIRKKKTDCMGNTLGNCG; this is translated from the coding sequence ATGGAATTGGCTAAGCATTTTATTCGAAAAAATATAGAACCAAAATGGATGGTTTTGCGTCTATTACCAGTTCTTCCTCCTGAGTTGAGACCAATCTATCATATAGATGAGGATAAAATAGTGACCTCGGATATTAATGAAATCTATAGAAGAATTATCTATCGGAATAATACTCTTAAAGATCTATTAACAACAAGTATAGCTACGCCAGAAGAAGTAATAATATCTCAGGAAAAATTGCTACAAGAAGCCGTGGATGCACTTCTTGATAATGGAATCTGCGGACAACCAATGAGGGATGATCATAATAGAGTTTACAAGTCGCTTTCAGATGTAATTGAAGGCAAAGAAGGAAGAGTTCGCGAGACTCTGCTTGGTAAACGAGTCGATTATTCAGGGCGGTCCGTGATTGTCGTGGGCCCTTCACTTTCATTACATCGATGTGGATTGCCTCGCGAAATAGCAATAGAACTTTTCCAGGCATTTGTAATTCGTGACCTAATTAGAAAACATCTTGCTTCGAACATAGGAGTTGCTAAGAGTCAAATTCGGAAAAAAAAAACCGATTGTATGGGAAATACTTTAGGAAATTGTGGATGA